A genomic window from Chthoniobacterales bacterium includes:
- the ndk gene encoding nucleoside-diphosphate kinase — protein MQTTLILLKPDCVKGGHIGEVIGRFERAGFQIAGCKMLFATDVLLNEHYAHIAAKPFFPEVVSFMQSSPVIALAIRGDSVVEKVRDLLGPTDSKKAAPGTIRGDLGQDVMINVVHASDSLENAAIELKRFFLDSELF, from the coding sequence ATGCAAACGACTCTCATCCTACTCAAACCCGACTGCGTCAAAGGCGGCCACATTGGCGAAGTCATCGGCCGCTTCGAGCGCGCTGGTTTTCAAATCGCCGGCTGCAAAATGCTTTTCGCGACCGACGTCCTGCTCAACGAGCACTACGCGCACATCGCCGCCAAGCCGTTTTTCCCCGAAGTCGTCAGCTTCATGCAATCCAGCCCAGTCATTGCGCTGGCCATTCGCGGCGACAGTGTCGTGGAAAAAGTGCGTGACCTGCTCGGCCCGACCGACTCCAAGAAAGCCGCGCCCGGCACTATTCGCGGCGACCTCGGCCAGGACGTGATGATCAATGTCGTGCACGCTTCCGATTCGCTGGAAAACGCCGCGATCGAGCTGAAACGATTCTTCCTCGACTCGGAACTTTTCTAG
- a CDS encoding tetratricopeptide repeat protein has protein sequence MISASRLNRLKLALAFLATALPVCATSITGGGETVETTPTPPPGFSRTEENPDAATKESSPAETPAPELPQVRNLPAPTPVPSDEFKSVLQQARKDFREKNYDDALEKVRKAEALKPDQPDVINFRGAIYAETGRYAEAVKLYEKALALQPNSFWPAYNIGEVDFIQKKYPEARAWFQKMQEKLPKNELLRFKIVVTYLLEKNDAAAKAELDKFQFPSETAAREFAMAAWEFAHNHPDKGQEWMESGVRIFGWGRTDFLYQSMADLNWVPTPRPTPEPPH, from the coding sequence ATGATTTCCGCTTCTCGTCTGAATCGACTCAAACTCGCCCTCGCCTTCCTTGCGACGGCGCTCCCCGTCTGCGCCACGTCGATTACCGGCGGCGGCGAAACGGTCGAGACCACCCCGACTCCGCCGCCGGGTTTCTCCAGGACGGAGGAAAATCCCGACGCGGCTACCAAGGAATCCTCTCCCGCAGAAACACCAGCTCCAGAGCTGCCCCAGGTTCGCAATCTTCCGGCTCCAACACCCGTGCCGTCGGACGAGTTCAAGTCGGTTCTGCAACAGGCGCGGAAGGATTTTCGCGAGAAAAACTACGACGATGCGCTGGAAAAAGTGCGCAAAGCAGAGGCGCTCAAGCCCGATCAGCCCGACGTAATCAATTTCCGGGGCGCGATCTACGCCGAGACCGGGCGGTATGCGGAAGCGGTGAAGCTCTACGAAAAGGCGCTAGCCTTGCAGCCGAACAGCTTCTGGCCCGCCTACAACATCGGCGAGGTCGATTTCATTCAGAAGAAATATCCCGAGGCGCGGGCCTGGTTCCAAAAGATGCAGGAGAAACTTCCGAAGAACGAGCTGCTGCGCTTCAAGATCGTCGTGACTTATTTGCTCGAGAAAAACGATGCTGCCGCCAAGGCCGAGTTGGATAAATTTCAGTTTCCGAGCGAAACCGCCGCCCGCGAATTTGCCATGGCCGCTTGGGAGTTTGCCCACAATCACCCGGATAAAGGCCAAGAATGGATGGAATCCGGCGTCCGCATTTTCGGCTGGGGCCGGACAGATTTTCTCTATCAAAGTATGGCGGACCTGAACTGGGTTCCCACGCCGCGTCCGACTCCGGAGCCTCCGCATTAA